The following are encoded in a window of Bacillus sp. SORGH_AS_0510 genomic DNA:
- a CDS encoding sensor histidine kinase yields MTKNEISAVYSLCKIHTDLTDEDIQKINEVVHNLPLIADLNQANVFIDCPTRERKHAIVVAEASPTTAKSVYKNPVVGKFAYETFEPAVFYVLRTGKPIFLNHALTQEGKKVEQSVVPIEGNDNRVIGTLIMEKDISDKLHNQNKMKTLTEANETLSELLLGMAENSPFIPEVIEESLFIIGPDLHIQYANPSAMNLLLEICSKEYKNGTSFIDYFPDLREVCILPDELVIQEVKIKNKVFQMKKINLVQNDKSSGSFIIFRDLTELREKERELTVKTVAIREIHHRVKNNLQTVASLLRLQMRRGVPEESKVHFIESLNRILSIASVYEIILSNSSIDDVEIFSLIEKIGNMLVFSNDHDSKHISIEYSGPRLLIKSNLAVSVALVINELIQNCVKHAFTGLTDGKIKVTIEHLGPNICVQVQDNGIGCPSSNKHSLGLDIVKMMIEHDLSGQFTIVGTSEGTTATVEFPLEREY; encoded by the coding sequence ATGACGAAAAACGAAATAAGTGCAGTGTATTCCCTGTGTAAAATACATACAGATCTTACAGATGAAGATATTCAAAAGATAAACGAAGTGGTTCATAACCTACCATTGATTGCAGATTTAAACCAAGCAAATGTATTTATTGATTGTCCTACGAGAGAAAGAAAACATGCGATTGTGGTAGCTGAAGCTTCACCAACAACAGCGAAATCCGTGTATAAAAATCCTGTAGTTGGCAAGTTCGCTTATGAAACTTTTGAACCTGCTGTCTTTTATGTACTTCGAACAGGTAAGCCTATTTTCTTAAACCATGCATTAACACAAGAAGGTAAAAAAGTAGAGCAGAGTGTAGTCCCAATTGAAGGCAATGATAACCGGGTAATAGGGACATTAATTATGGAAAAGGACATAAGTGATAAGTTGCATAACCAAAACAAAATGAAAACGTTAACAGAAGCGAATGAGACACTAAGTGAGCTCCTTCTTGGGATGGCTGAAAATAGTCCTTTTATTCCTGAAGTAATTGAAGAGTCTTTGTTTATTATTGGCCCTGATTTGCACATTCAATATGCGAATCCGTCCGCCATGAATTTATTATTAGAAATATGTTCCAAAGAATATAAAAATGGAACATCCTTTATTGACTATTTTCCTGATCTACGCGAGGTTTGTATTCTACCGGATGAATTAGTCATTCAAGAGGTGAAGATTAAAAATAAAGTCTTTCAGATGAAAAAGATTAATCTTGTTCAAAACGATAAAAGCAGTGGTTCATTCATTATCTTTCGTGATTTGACTGAACTCAGAGAAAAGGAACGAGAACTAACAGTAAAGACTGTAGCAATTCGAGAAATCCACCACCGTGTGAAAAATAACCTCCAAACGGTCGCCAGTCTTTTGCGACTTCAAATGAGAAGAGGAGTTCCTGAAGAAAGCAAAGTCCATTTTATTGAAAGTCTCAATCGGATTTTAAGTATTGCTTCTGTTTATGAGATTATCCTATCAAATTCCAGCATTGATGATGTGGAGATTTTTAGTTTAATTGAAAAAATAGGAAATATGCTGGTTTTTAGTAATGATCATGATAGTAAACATATTTCAATTGAATATTCAGGTCCAAGGCTGTTGATTAAGTCAAATTTGGCTGTTTCTGTTGCATTGGTCATAAATGAACTTATTCAAAATTGTGTGAAACATGCGTTTACTGGTTTAACTGATGGAAAAATTAAGGTGACCATTGAGCACCTAGGTCCGAACATTTGTGTTCAGGTACAGGACAATGGAATAGGTTGTCCTTCCTCCAATAAGCATTCCTTAGGTTTGGATATTGTGAAAATGATGATTGAACATGATTTATCAGGTCAATTTACTATCGTAGGAACCAGTGAGGGAACGACTGCCACAGTAGAATTCCCCTTAGAAAGGGAGTATTAA
- a CDS encoding ANTAR domain-containing response regulator, with amino-acid sequence MKKRIMVAEDESLVRLDVSYMLKDAGYEVIAEAADGEKAVELAFNLKPDLIIMDIKLPKLNGLKASEIISNKFNIPIILLTAYSQKEYIEKAKQANILGYLVKPISEANLIPAVEIALRQAETTNLFKQKVEEMNKELENRKLIEKAKGILMKQLNLPEETAYNKMRNISMKKQLPIEKVAKYILLKYPS; translated from the coding sequence TTGAAAAAACGTATTATGGTAGCAGAAGACGAGTCACTCGTTCGATTAGATGTTTCCTACATGTTAAAGGATGCAGGTTATGAAGTAATTGCCGAAGCAGCGGACGGAGAAAAAGCTGTTGAATTAGCATTTAATCTAAAACCAGATTTAATCATCATGGATATAAAACTGCCAAAGTTGAATGGGTTAAAAGCAAGTGAGATTATTTCGAATAAATTTAATATTCCAATCATACTTTTAACAGCTTACAGTCAAAAGGAATATATTGAAAAAGCAAAACAAGCCAATATTCTTGGCTACTTAGTAAAACCTATTTCTGAGGCTAATTTAATTCCTGCAGTTGAGATTGCACTACGGCAGGCAGAAACCACAAACCTTTTCAAGCAAAAAGTAGAAGAAATGAATAAAGAGCTGGAGAATCGTAAATTAATTGAAAAAGCAAAAGGAATTTTAATGAAACAATTGAATTTACCAGAAGAAACAGCTTACAATAAAATGAGAAATATCAGTATGAAAAAGCAGCTCCCTATTGAAAAGGTAGCAAAATATATTCTCTTGAAATATCCCAGCTAA
- a CDS encoding BMC domain-containing protein has translation MSEEKKRFIQEFVPGKQVTLSHLIANPDPDMFEKLGIQEAGALGILTLTPSETVIIAGDLATKAANVKLGFLDRFTGSLVIVGNVSEVDMAMREINRFLSETLHYTPAQITKS, from the coding sequence ATGAGTGAAGAGAAAAAACGATTTATACAAGAATTTGTCCCAGGCAAGCAGGTAACATTAAGTCATTTAATTGCCAATCCCGATCCTGATATGTTTGAGAAATTAGGCATACAGGAAGCAGGAGCACTAGGGATTCTTACTTTAACTCCGAGTGAAACAGTTATTATTGCAGGGGATTTAGCGACGAAAGCCGCAAATGTCAAATTAGGATTTCTGGATCGTTTTACAGGTAGCTTAGTTATTGTGGGGAATGTGTCAGAAGTAGATATGGCTATGAGAGAAATCAATCGCTTTCTGTCTGAAACCCTTCATTACACACCAGCTCAAATTACCAAATCGTAA
- a CDS encoding EutP/PduV family microcompartment system protein, which translates to MIKKNRAMLIGSIGAGKSTLTNALLGREVKAVKTQSLLYYDWVVDTPGEYTENPLFYKNIMATALEVTHVLYLQDSTKKKLIFPHGFSMGINKVPIGVVTKSDSEQADVKGAVELLKKVVGNKGPIVITSALNNEGIDEIRALVTMNTVQEMKAYIDKQPSPFIIFK; encoded by the coding sequence TTGATTAAAAAGAATAGGGCCATGTTAATCGGATCAATAGGTGCAGGAAAATCTACTTTAACTAACGCACTACTTGGTCGTGAAGTAAAAGCTGTAAAAACTCAATCCCTCTTATATTATGATTGGGTTGTTGATACGCCTGGCGAATATACTGAGAATCCTCTTTTTTACAAAAATATCATGGCAACTGCATTGGAGGTTACTCATGTCCTATATTTGCAAGATAGTACGAAAAAAAAATTGATTTTTCCACATGGGTTTAGTATGGGGATTAATAAGGTGCCTATTGGGGTCGTTACAAAGAGTGATTCGGAGCAAGCAGATGTTAAAGGTGCAGTTGAATTATTAAAAAAGGTAGTAGGTAATAAAGGACCTATTGTGATTACTTCAGCCCTTAATAATGAAGGGATTGATGAAATTAGAGCTCTAGTTACTATGAATACAGTACAGGAAATGAAGGCATATATTGATAAACAACCCTCTCCATTCATTATTTTTAAATGA
- a CDS encoding ethanolamine ammonia-lyase reactivating factor EutA codes for MKFISPHKEEMISAGIDIGTSTTKVVISKFTLMNMAGGAHVPRIEIIDKQVVYRSPIYRTPLLSPTSIDIEKIEALVKDEYKKARVEPKDIKTGAVIITGETATKTNAEVMIHQLSDHAGEFLVATAGPDLEGIIAAKGSGAYEYSKSSGKVTANIDIGGGTANIAVYKSGQLCGTCTLHIGGRLIEFHDSKIKSISPPVKNLLNYWGTIINEGQSIRLNEIKRITNFMADVIGRMLQKSLTKEDQFLLLGHEPNWQEDVEAIMFSGGVGECIYRYEDESANPAQYDDIGMVLAASLKENVVLHKWSWVKPEETVRATVLGAGLQTTEISGATIEVDSSQLPLKNLPVFQIRFDKDFNEVVDSISKKLIEAIELYDPQKEGQNFALYFSNLPYLRFREIDEWAECILQGLKQKPNQSQPVVLVLDRDYAKVLGQTINRKDSSQSVICIDQITVENGDYLDIGRVLESDVVPVIIKTLTFQNEERGTLR; via the coding sequence ATGAAATTTATTAGCCCACATAAAGAAGAGATGATCAGTGCTGGAATTGATATCGGAACGAGTACAACGAAAGTAGTGATTAGTAAGTTTACATTGATGAATATGGCTGGCGGGGCACATGTTCCTCGCATCGAGATTATTGATAAGCAGGTCGTTTATCGAAGTCCCATTTATCGAACCCCACTTCTATCTCCAACTTCAATCGATATCGAAAAAATTGAGGCATTAGTAAAAGATGAATATAAAAAAGCAAGGGTTGAGCCTAAAGATATTAAAACCGGGGCTGTCATCATCACGGGAGAAACAGCAACGAAGACAAATGCAGAAGTAATGATCCACCAGCTATCGGATCATGCCGGTGAATTTTTGGTAGCCACGGCCGGACCAGATCTAGAAGGGATCATTGCTGCAAAGGGTTCTGGTGCCTATGAGTACTCGAAATCATCAGGAAAAGTTACTGCCAATATTGATATCGGTGGCGGAACAGCAAATATAGCAGTTTATAAATCAGGGCAACTTTGTGGCACTTGTACACTCCATATTGGCGGTAGACTAATAGAATTTCATGACTCAAAAATCAAAAGTATTTCACCCCCTGTGAAGAATCTACTGAATTATTGGGGGACAATCATAAATGAGGGACAATCCATAAGGTTAAATGAAATAAAAAGAATTACTAATTTTATGGCTGATGTGATTGGAAGGATGCTACAAAAGTCGCTTACGAAAGAAGACCAATTCCTTTTATTAGGTCATGAACCTAATTGGCAGGAAGATGTAGAGGCTATTATGTTTTCAGGAGGAGTTGGTGAATGTATCTATCGTTATGAAGACGAGTCTGCTAACCCAGCCCAATATGATGACATAGGCATGGTACTGGCTGCTTCCTTGAAAGAAAATGTGGTCTTACATAAATGGTCATGGGTCAAGCCGGAGGAAACTGTAAGGGCAACCGTCTTAGGTGCGGGGTTGCAAACAACGGAAATCAGCGGGGCGACCATTGAGGTAGATAGTAGCCAATTACCACTTAAGAATTTGCCGGTTTTTCAAATCCGATTTGACAAAGATTTTAACGAGGTAGTGGATTCTATTTCGAAAAAGCTGATAGAAGCAATTGAACTATATGATCCCCAGAAGGAAGGTCAGAATTTTGCCCTTTATTTTTCGAATCTACCCTATTTACGCTTTCGAGAAATTGACGAATGGGCAGAATGCATCCTACAAGGGCTGAAGCAAAAACCGAATCAATCGCAGCCTGTGGTCCTTGTTTTAGATAGAGATTATGCAAAAGTACTTGGACAAACGATTAATCGGAAAGATTCTTCGCAATCGGTCATTTGCATAGATCAAATTACCGTTGAAAATGGTGACTATTTAGACATTGGTCGCGTACTAGAATCGGATGTTGTTCCGGTCATAATAAAAACTTTAACATTCCAGAATGAAGAAAGGGGGACTTTGAGGTGA
- a CDS encoding ethanolamine ammonia-lyase subunit EutB, with amino-acid sequence MRLKTNYFGTVYQFSSLKDLFAKANEEKSGDRLAGLSAETVQERIAAKEVLSNLTLHDIRENPLLSPDEDEVSRIIEGQINEPIYQSIKNWSVSELREYILNDTTTGEDLKRLSRGLNSEMIAAVAKIMSNLDLVHAANKIEILSKCNITIGQKGVLASRLQPNHPTDNVEGMMASMKEGLSYGIGDAVIGINPVDDSVESVKRLLHATHDFIQKWEIPTQNCVLAHVTAQMKALQQGAPADMIFQSIAGTEAANRSFGITTSLLEEANEMAKVYGTGTGPQRMYFETGQGSELSAEAHYGIDQLTLESRNYGFARYFDPYIVNTVVGFIGPEYLYNNKQVIRAGLEDHFMGKMHGIPMGVDICYTNHIKADQNDIEDLGVLLTAAGVNFIIAAPMGDDCMLNYQSLSYHDVATLRQTLNKRPAPLFEEWLEKMGIFENGKLSKKAGDPTIFSRVGGV; translated from the coding sequence GTGAGATTAAAGACGAATTATTTCGGCACAGTCTACCAATTTTCCTCATTAAAGGACTTATTCGCAAAAGCAAACGAAGAAAAATCAGGTGACCGCTTAGCAGGTCTTTCAGCAGAAACCGTACAAGAGCGAATAGCTGCAAAGGAAGTATTAAGCAACCTAACACTTCATGATATTAGGGAGAACCCGCTACTATCTCCTGATGAAGATGAGGTCTCACGCATTATTGAAGGTCAAATTAATGAACCAATCTATCAATCGATTAAAAATTGGTCCGTTTCCGAGCTTAGGGAGTATATCCTAAATGATACAACCACTGGTGAAGATTTAAAGCGGTTAAGCAGAGGTTTAAATAGTGAGATGATCGCTGCAGTTGCGAAAATCATGTCCAATTTAGACTTGGTTCATGCAGCAAACAAGATTGAGATTCTATCAAAATGTAATATTACGATTGGTCAAAAAGGGGTGCTTGCTTCAAGACTACAGCCTAACCATCCAACAGACAATGTTGAGGGAATGATGGCATCCATGAAAGAAGGTCTTTCTTATGGAATTGGTGATGCGGTCATTGGTATCAACCCCGTGGATGATTCAGTAGAGAGTGTTAAGAGACTGCTACATGCTACCCATGACTTCATTCAAAAATGGGAAATACCAACACAAAACTGTGTGCTAGCCCATGTTACTGCTCAGATGAAAGCACTCCAGCAAGGAGCTCCTGCAGATATGATTTTCCAAAGTATCGCAGGAACCGAAGCCGCTAACCGTTCATTTGGTATTACTACTTCCCTTTTAGAAGAAGCCAATGAAATGGCTAAAGTATATGGAACTGGAACAGGGCCACAGCGTATGTATTTTGAAACGGGCCAAGGCTCTGAGTTATCAGCAGAGGCACATTATGGCATCGATCAATTGACCTTAGAATCACGTAATTATGGCTTTGCTCGATACTTTGATCCTTATATCGTAAACACAGTGGTTGGCTTTATTGGGCCGGAATATTTGTACAACAATAAACAGGTAATCCGAGCAGGGCTAGAAGACCACTTTATGGGTAAAATGCATGGGATTCCGATGGGAGTAGATATTTGTTATACAAACCATATAAAAGCAGATCAAAATGATATTGAGGATTTAGGTGTGCTTTTAACTGCTGCGGGAGTGAATTTTATCATTGCTGCACCAATGGGTGATGACTGCATGTTGAATTACCAGTCCTTAAGTTATCACGATGTGGCAACCTTAAGACAAACATTGAATAAGCGCCCTGCTCCATTGTTCGAAGAGTGGCTTGAAAAGATGGGGATTTTTGAAAATGGTAAGTTAAGTAAAAAGGCAGGAGATCCAACTATTTTTTCGAGGGTAGGAGGTGTTTAG
- the eutC gene encoding ethanolamine ammonia-lyase subunit EutC gives MNPELVEQITKLIYEKLQSQTVVTDEQTSSEVEVKFWNHNADSQSHPSASNNCQPIKEKMHRTLQDEIEEINIESKPVIGIESPFDKDELASLISKTPARIGVGRAGLRPKTNTWLKFRYDHAAAVDAVYGDVNPGLLESLSLFKVNTKVADKEVYVRRPDFGRKLSEESKQLITQKCKKSPTVQIIVSDGLSSKAIDENLEDVFLSLNQALQGLGLDVGTPFFIEKGRVAAMDDVGELLKPKVIVYLIGERPGLVSAESLSAYLCYEPRLGTIEADRMVVSNIHKGGIPPVEAGAYLGTVIQKVLKYQASGVSLVQKEQ, from the coding sequence ATGAACCCTGAGTTAGTTGAACAAATTACCAAATTAATATATGAAAAATTACAATCACAAACTGTGGTGACCGATGAACAGACGTCATCAGAAGTAGAGGTGAAGTTTTGGAATCATAATGCAGATAGTCAATCACACCCTTCAGCGAGTAATAACTGTCAACCAATTAAAGAAAAGATGCATCGAACCTTACAAGATGAAATTGAAGAAATTAACATAGAATCAAAACCTGTTATTGGAATTGAATCTCCATTTGATAAGGATGAATTAGCATCTTTGATTAGTAAAACACCTGCAAGAATTGGGGTGGGGAGAGCGGGACTAAGACCTAAAACGAATACCTGGTTGAAGTTTCGATACGATCATGCAGCTGCAGTGGATGCTGTGTACGGTGATGTAAATCCTGGTTTATTAGAAAGTTTATCGCTTTTTAAAGTAAACACAAAGGTGGCTGACAAAGAAGTGTATGTAAGACGGCCTGATTTTGGGCGCAAGCTTTCTGAAGAATCTAAGCAACTGATTACACAAAAATGCAAAAAATCTCCGACTGTTCAAATCATTGTATCAGATGGTTTAAGTTCAAAGGCGATTGATGAAAACTTAGAGGATGTTTTTTTATCTCTTAATCAAGCTCTACAAGGTTTAGGCCTTGATGTTGGGACGCCTTTTTTCATTGAAAAAGGAAGAGTAGCTGCCATGGATGATGTTGGAGAGCTGTTAAAGCCAAAAGTGATTGTGTACTTGATTGGAGAGCGTCCAGGTCTTGTGAGTGCGGAATCTCTTAGTGCCTATCTATGCTATGAACCCCGCTTAGGGACAATTGAGGCGGACAGAATGGTTGTATCAAATATTCATAAAGGTGGAATACCGCCGGTTGAAGCCGGTGCCTACCTAGGTACAGTCATTCAAAAAGTATTAAAATATCAAGCTAGTGGAGTTTCGCTAGTTCAAAAAGAACAATAA
- the eutL gene encoding ethanolamine utilization microcompartment protein EutL, whose product MTLERIHAEILAVRIIPNVDSALAEQFQLEPNHRSLAIFTSTIDDVGYTALDEATKRADVEVVYARSFYAGAAHASGPLSGEMIGILAGPTPDEVKSGMEAVIQTAVNDAFFEAVNEDKSHALYAHVVARTGSYLSKEAGIKQGEALAYLIAPPLEAVYGIDAALKAADVKLVKFFGPPSETNFGGGLLTGSQSACQAAADAFREVILDISRNPRQM is encoded by the coding sequence GTGACCTTAGAGCGAATTCATGCAGAAATATTAGCTGTCCGAATTATCCCAAACGTAGACTCCGCCCTTGCTGAGCAGTTCCAACTAGAGCCCAATCATCGTAGCCTGGCCATTTTTACTTCCACCATTGATGATGTTGGTTATACTGCATTAGATGAGGCTACAAAAAGAGCGGATGTAGAGGTAGTTTATGCACGCTCATTCTATGCGGGTGCAGCACATGCCTCTGGACCATTATCAGGTGAAATGATTGGCATCCTAGCTGGTCCAACACCAGATGAAGTGAAAAGTGGAATGGAGGCGGTCATCCAGACAGCAGTAAACGATGCTTTTTTCGAAGCGGTAAATGAGGATAAAAGCCATGCGTTGTATGCCCATGTTGTAGCAAGGACGGGAAGCTATTTATCGAAAGAAGCTGGAATTAAGCAAGGGGAAGCTCTTGCTTACTTGATTGCTCCGCCACTCGAGGCAGTTTATGGAATTGATGCAGCGTTAAAGGCAGCAGACGTAAAGTTAGTTAAATTTTTTGGCCCGCCATCAGAAACGAACTTTGGAGGGGGACTTCTGACCGGTTCGCAATCAGCCTGTCAGGCAGCAGCCGATGCATTCCGTGAGGTTATTCTTGATATCAGCAGAAATCCAAGACAAATGTAA
- a CDS encoding aldehyde dehydrogenase family protein, which yields MQFDHDLQSIQEMRDALQKAKEAQQKYMAFSQEQVDEIVKRVAEAAFAKSLELAKFAVEETRMGIIEHKRMKNDVGSMAVYQSIKNEKTVGIIKEDHANKVVEVAAPFGVIAGIIPTTNPTSTAIFKALISLKTRNGIVFSPHPRAVKCTIAALEICLKAAKEAGAPDGIIGWISKPTMAATTELMKHRDIDLILATGGKDLVRAAYSSGKPAYGVGPGNVPVYVEKSADIAKAMKMIVESKSFDHGTICATEQAMVVDRNVQQLAIRELKKNGAYLLDDQEKVKLEKVISPLPGKLNPTIVGQSALKIAEMAGISVPSDTRILVAEETRVGKDVPFSIEKLSPILALYTADSYHQAKKICLSLLNLGGRGHSLSLHTNDEKVAREFALEMPVSRLMVNTLSSIGAVGATTGLVPSLTLGCGSFGGNITSDNVSAKHLINIKRMAYGNKEVIIPKPGNHPSQTKSDSKENVSEIVEQVLKQVNLAGNVDPKLISEMVNQVLKKYQMN from the coding sequence GTGCAGTTTGACCATGATTTACAATCAATCCAAGAAATGCGGGATGCCCTTCAAAAAGCAAAGGAAGCGCAACAGAAGTACATGGCGTTTTCACAAGAGCAAGTCGACGAAATCGTGAAGCGGGTAGCGGAGGCTGCTTTTGCTAAATCATTGGAATTAGCAAAGTTTGCTGTTGAAGAAACTAGAATGGGTATTATTGAACACAAACGTATGAAAAATGATGTCGGTTCAATGGCTGTATACCAATCTATCAAGAATGAAAAGACAGTTGGCATTATTAAAGAGGACCATGCTAACAAGGTAGTGGAAGTGGCGGCACCATTTGGAGTAATCGCTGGTATAATTCCAACGACCAATCCAACCTCGACGGCTATCTTTAAAGCATTAATTAGCTTGAAAACAAGAAATGGAATAGTTTTTAGCCCACACCCTAGAGCAGTTAAATGTACGATAGCGGCATTGGAAATTTGCTTGAAGGCCGCTAAAGAGGCAGGAGCACCTGATGGGATTATCGGCTGGATCTCTAAACCCACAATGGCAGCAACGACGGAATTAATGAAACATCGTGACATTGACTTAATCCTCGCAACGGGTGGAAAAGATTTAGTCCGGGCGGCTTATAGCTCAGGAAAACCAGCTTATGGGGTAGGTCCTGGCAATGTTCCGGTATATGTTGAAAAATCAGCAGATATAGCAAAAGCTATGAAAATGATTGTGGAAAGCAAATCATTTGACCATGGTACGATTTGCGCAACAGAACAAGCCATGGTGGTTGATCGCAATGTCCAGCAGTTGGCGATTAGAGAACTAAAGAAAAATGGCGCATATTTGTTGGATGATCAAGAAAAAGTCAAATTAGAAAAAGTCATTTCACCGCTTCCTGGAAAATTAAATCCTACTATTGTTGGACAAAGTGCACTAAAAATTGCGGAAATGGCAGGAATCTCTGTTCCTTCAGATACAAGGATTTTAGTGGCTGAAGAAACAAGAGTTGGCAAGGATGTACCTTTCTCTATAGAAAAGCTTTCACCCATCCTAGCACTATATACAGCGGATAGTTATCATCAGGCAAAAAAAATATGCTTAAGCTTGCTAAATCTTGGCGGGAGAGGACATAGTTTATCTCTGCACACGAATGATGAAAAGGTAGCAAGGGAATTTGCCCTAGAAATGCCAGTGTCAAGGTTGATGGTAAACACGCTCTCCTCGATAGGGGCGGTTGGTGCTACAACTGGTCTCGTGCCATCACTGACACTTGGCTGTGGCTCTTTTGGAGGCAATATTACTTCAGACAATGTATCTGCCAAGCATTTAATCAATATAAAAAGAATGGCATATGGAAATAAAGAGGTGATCATTCCAAAGCCAGGAAATCATCCTAGTCAAACAAAATCAGACTCAAAGGAAAATGTATCAGAAATTGTTGAACAGGTTTTAAAACAAGTAAATCTTGCAGGAAACGTAGACCCAAAATTGATTTCTGAAATGGTGAATCAAGTTTTAAAAAAATATCAAATGAACTAA
- the eutM gene encoding ethanolamine utilization microcompartment protein EutM, which translates to MARELTALGMVETKGLVASIEAADAMVKAANVNLIGKVQVGGGLVTVFVRGDVGAVKAATDAGAAAAQRVGELLSVHVIPRPHNELESILPKLEAEL; encoded by the coding sequence ATGGCAAGAGAGTTAACAGCATTAGGAATGGTTGAAACAAAAGGGTTAGTGGCATCAATTGAGGCAGCTGACGCAATGGTAAAAGCGGCAAACGTCAACCTAATTGGAAAAGTTCAGGTTGGAGGAGGCCTTGTAACTGTATTTGTTCGCGGGGACGTAGGTGCGGTAAAGGCAGCAACAGATGCTGGTGCGGCAGCTGCACAACGTGTTGGAGAGCTTTTATCTGTACACGTCATTCCACGTCCACACAATGAATTGGAAAGCATTTTACCAAAATTAGAAGCTGAACTCTAA
- a CDS encoding EutN/CcmL family microcompartment protein produces MQVGTVIGNVWATRKEDHLTGLKFLFVQPELPDGSPIQTPFIAVDRIGAGVGDKVMVTLGSAATNMAAETSLPIDALIIGIIDSIDVTGGAEHGKGIRND; encoded by the coding sequence TTGCAAGTTGGTACAGTAATCGGAAATGTATGGGCGACTAGAAAGGAAGACCATTTAACTGGATTGAAATTTTTATTTGTGCAGCCAGAGCTTCCTGATGGATCGCCAATTCAAACCCCCTTTATTGCTGTAGACCGAATAGGTGCAGGTGTTGGGGATAAAGTGATGGTAACTTTAGGTAGTGCTGCAACGAATATGGCAGCAGAGACTAGTCTACCTATCGATGCCCTTATTATCGGTATAATTGATTCGATAGACGTTACGGGAGGTGCCGAGCATGGCAAAGGCATTAGGAATGATTGA
- a CDS encoding BMC domain-containing protein, whose translation MAKALGMIETRGLIASIVAADAMVKAADVRLIKKEKVDAGLVAVLVEGDVGAVQAAVDAGKYAAAKAGVLVSAHVIPRPDDGVGVILAEQPKKDQEISKTNKKDTKAKSISPKVDSTQEEPPIN comes from the coding sequence ATGGCAAAGGCATTAGGAATGATTGAAACGAGAGGGTTAATTGCCTCCATCGTGGCTGCAGATGCAATGGTAAAAGCGGCCGATGTCAGGCTCATAAAGAAAGAAAAGGTAGATGCAGGCCTTGTGGCTGTTTTAGTGGAAGGCGATGTAGGAGCCGTGCAAGCTGCCGTTGATGCGGGAAAGTATGCAGCAGCTAAGGCAGGAGTGTTGGTTTCCGCACATGTGATTCCACGTCCTGATGATGGTGTAGGAGTGATTCTTGCAGAGCAGCCAAAAAAGGATCAAGAAATATCGAAAACAAATAAAAAGGATACAAAAGCAAAATCGATTTCACCTAAAGTTGATTCTACACAAGAAGAACCTCCAATCAACTAA